In the genome of Bradyrhizobium sp. CB3481, the window CTTCGCCTCATCCCAAGGGGCGTGCAACCAAACATCGCACTCCTCTTTCAGGATTACCGGCATCGGCTTGGGGTGGATCGTATCCATTCGGCGTAGGCCGCAGGGTTAGCGCCTGAGCAATCCAGGGTTCTCTTTGTAGAACCTAATCAGCTCGATGAGGTTTTCGATTCCGAAGTCGGTGAACGCCTGGACGCCGTCTTCTCCGACGCCATAGACCCAGATGACGCCGTCCTCGATTTCCATTTCGTTGGCGATGTCCCACAGCCAATCTTCATCTTCGCCGAGGTCCTTGGCGACCTTGGTAATAGTGGTGACGTGATGGACCTTGTTGACGTGGGTGGTCATGCCGCTCGAGCGGAGAGCGTTGATGCCGGCGTCCAATTCCAGGGCAGAAGTTCGTCCAGCCGATGAGCCGGATGGGCGGCGATGCGGGCGAGGATATCGGTGAGCCAGGCTTGCGGGTCGATGCCGTTCATTTTTGCCGTGATGATGAGGCTGTACATAGCTGCCGCGCGCCGCCCTCCGCGATCAGATCCGCAGAACAGCCAGGACTTCCGTCCAAGAGCGATGCCTCGCAAGCCTCGTTCGGCGGCATTGTTGGAGAGACACACGCGTCCGTCTTCGAGGAACAGCGTAAAGCTCGCCCAACGCTTCAGGATGTAGTTGAACGCCTTGGCCAGGTCGTGACCGCGGGACAGTTTGGCGAGCTGCTCGCGCATGTAGACCTGAAGGTCCTCGACCAGAGGCCGGCTCAGCGTCTGTCGCACCTGAAGTCGCCCTTCGGGGCTCCTGCCATTGATGGAGCGTTCGATCTCGAACAGCGCATCGATCCGCCGCACGACCTCGATCGCGATCGGAGAGAGCGGGATTTCCTTCTTTCCGGCACCCTTGCGCCGCGCATTCTCTTCGATGTCGGCCATGGCAAAGAACGGGCGCCTTCCATGTGACCAGCAGGCAGCCTCCCGGATCGGTCCGGGCTCGCGCCCGGCCAGATAGAGCTGGTTGTACCCGTCATAGGCGTCGGCCTGCAGGATGCCGGCATACCGGGCCAGATGCTGCTGGGGATGTTCGCCCTTGCGGTCGCGTGAGTAGTAGAACATCGCTGCTGGCGGACCCGCGCCCCCAAACGGCCGGTCGTCCCGAACGTAGATCCAGCACCGTCCCGTATCGGTCTTGCCCTTGGCCAGCACCGGCACCGTCGTATCGTCGGCATGAAGCCGCTCGGCTGCCATGACATGGGCTTCTACCAGGCGCAGCAGGGGATCCAGCGACGCACAGACCGACCCCACGGCATCGGCCATGGTCGACAGCGCGATCGGCACCCCTTCCAGGGCATAGCGCTCGGCCTGGCGGTTCAAGGGCTGATGCTGGCCGAACTTCTCGAACATGATCATGGCCAGGAGGCTCGGGCCGGCCCATCCCCGGGCGATGGCATGGAATGGCGCCGGCGGCTGGCTGATCTTCTCGCAATCGCGGCAGGAGAACTTCTCCCGGACCGTCTCGATCACCTTCCACTGGCGCGGCACTACTTCCAGCGTGCGCGTCACGTCCTCGCCGAGCTTGCGAAGGCGATTGCTGCCGCAGCATTCACAAGCCGTAGGTCCTTCGATCACCACCCGCTCCCTGGGAAGGTGCTCAGGGAAGGTCTGGCGCTCAGCGCGCTTGCGCGTAAATCCGCGCACCGTCGTCTTCGCCACGGCTCGTTCCGCCGCAAGCTCGTCCTCGGTGGCGTCGGCTTCCAGCTCTTCGAACGTCAGTGCCAACTGCTCGATCAGCCGCGCCGAACGTTCCGACCGCTGCCCATAGATCTGATGCTTCAGCTTGGCAATCTGCAACTGCTGCTGGGCGATCAGCGCTTCGTCTTCCGACGCCTTCGCGCGAGCGACCGCGAGCTCGGCGGCGATCTCCAAACCCTTCGCGCGCTCGACCGCCAGCGCCTCCTTCAGGGCGGCAACGTCATCCGGAACAGTGTCGCGGTCGGCATCCATGCGACGCAGTGAATCACAGATTGGACGCGATGGGACTCCCAAAATGGCAGCAACCGCAGATTTCTTCGCTCAGCCCGCGCTTTGCGGCCGCCAGCTTAGTTGCGGATTCCGCCAGTCGATGCCCTCGAGCATATAGGCCATCTGCGCCGCTGAGATCGATACCGCGCCGGCCGACGCCGAGGGCCAGATGAACTTCCCACGGTCGAGGCGCTTGGCGTAGAGCGACATGCCCAGCCCATCGTGCCAAAGAATCTTGACGAGGTCACCGCGGCGGCCCCGGAAGATGTAGAGATCGCCGGCATGGGGATCGCGCTTCAAGCTCTCCTGAACTGTAAGAGCCAGGCTTTGCATGCCACGACGCATGTCGGTGTGGCCAGTGGCGATCCAAACCCTGACGCCGCTCGGAATCGGGATCATCGTCGCCGCAGCAGCTCAAGAATTCGCTGCAGCGCCTCAACGTCCACGTCACGGTCAACGCGAACGCGGCAGCCTCCGCCAAGCTCGATCTCGATGATTCCAGCCCTTGCACGTTGCGCAGGCGGTGAAGCCACTGGTTGTGGCGCGTCGCTCGAAGTCGGAGCCGCCATCGGTGTGATTTCGACCGGAACGAGAGCTGGCACAGAATCTCCGCCCAGTCGACCCTGGCGCGCCTGTCGACGCCAAGTGAACAGCAGGCTGTGAGCCACCCCATGCCGGCGCGCGACGCCGCAGACCGTCTCGCCAGCCTGCAAGGTCTCTTCGACAAGGCGAACCTTCTCGTCGTAACTCCATCGCCGCCGACGCTCGGCGCCCAACACATTGACCTGCATTCGCCACGTGACCTTAAAGCTAGACTTAAGGTCAAATCCTCGGGCCGCCAATCAAACTACACAAGGCGGCCGCCGCCGGAGGGATACGGTGGATCGGCTCGACGACGGCGTTCGCCGATGTGGTCAGGAAGCCATAAACCAAATGCGGTCCGGCGATCGGCTTGGACTTGGTGCCTCGATCGCCGTTGAACTCGGTCCAGATGCCAGCGAACGCAAACGGCGGCCGCTCCTAATTGAGCGCGAACCAGACGACATCCTTCTTCTTGGTTTCCGGGTTCGGCTCGGGCGCGTATTGAGCGAAGCTGTTGGCGGGCACCAAGCAGCGGTTCTCCGCCTTTAGCCAGGCCCGCCAGTGCGGCGATGACGTGTTGCGGATATTGGTGGCCGGCGGCCCGCCAGTTCGCGGCGGCGCCGGCATGCCCACCGCATCAGCACCATCTCGCGATCGGCCGCGGCGTTGCTAACTACCGGCGCCGGATAGTCTGGAAACACGGCCCGACATCGGCGCCAGGTTGCCGACGTATCGGTTCATCACGCGGAACAGCGCGACGGATCGCCTCTTGCCTCGTGGTGATCGAATAGTGCACATCAGGTTTACGGGGTTTGGGCCGGTTCAAGAAGAACTGTCGGTTACCGAGGGCCGCCTCGGCATATTGGTCGATCGCCCACCTGTCGCCGACGATCGGCCAGTTCCCGGCGGCGTGCCCGGTTGGCTGAAACGAGCAACCAAGATGGCCGCGAACTGCGGCCGGATGCTCTGAGCCACTCGCCCGGCGACATGGAACAGTCAGCGTTCGCCCTCGTTACACCGCATCGTGCTCAAGGGAGACTCCCACATGTTGAAGATCGCTTTTGCCTTGGCGACAGCCACGGTGGCTCTGGCTACGACCCCGCTTACCATTCCGGCCAACGCCCAAGGCGTCAAGATGGCTCAAGGCGTTGATGTCCAAATCGGACGGGATCGCGAGGACCGCTACTATAGGGACCGTAACCGCTACGACCGCGACACCACAGTTGGCGTCGGCCCCGGAGGCGTCACCGTCGGCCCAAGACAACGCTGCCGCACAGAGACTGTCACGGTCGACCGTGATGATGGTCGTAGGGTTACCCGCAGGGAGCGCCGCTGCGACTAGCGTCAATCGCTCTTTCCGGGAACATAGCCATTGGCTCGGCCCGGTCAGGATGCGCATTCGGCTCCTCGTAGGCACGGCGGGGAGCGAGGCAGCGCGTTACGGCCCGATATCGACGACCGTGGTCAAACGCCTGATCTATCAGCGGGAACGCTTCGGAAGCTTCGGAAGTCTGTGAGGGTTGAATGTCGGCGGCGGCGCGGTCGGCTCGGGCGCTGTCACCGATTGCTCGCTCAGAATGAGCGTTCCCTCAAGAAGCACTCCCGGCACCTGCTCGGCCGTTCCTACGTACCTAGCTATCTTGCCGTCGCACGTTCCTTCAAGCTTCATTGTGAGCTCATCAGCGCCAAAGACCGTTGCGTGTCCTTCGGTATGCCGTTTAGTTGTTATGATCGCGGTGAACCGATCTCCATCGACTTCGCAGGAGCCGCTGTAGCTCATGATGCTATCACCGCCCCCGATTTTGCCGTCTTGGACGTGGGCGATGCCGGTGCCTTGGCCTAGCGGGGTCTTGAACCACGCCGCATAAGTGCCGTCTGGAAGCATGCCAGGAAACCTCTCAACAACAGCCCTGGCATAGTTCGGCATGACTGCCACTAAGAGACGGTTAATTCCGGACACACGGCTGCGGAATCGTGAAGTTAGGATGGGCAGTTCCACGGAACTCCACTGGTGGAACCGCGCCGGACACATGCAGCGTCGTCGCTCCGTTCCCCATACTCGTCATGAGCGAAACGACGCAATCCATCTTCGCGAACTCCTTCCAGATTGCTTGGGCCTATCTGGAAGCAACGGGTGAACTGGGCAATCCCGATCGGGCCGCACTGCACCTGCTCAATACTGTTGAAGCCATGATGCGGCAGGGCGAAAGACGACAACTCCTCCTCGCCAACAAAGCGATTACTGCCTATCAGCGGTTCAGAGCGGAGCAGGCGCTGTCCATTGCCTCCTAGAGGAAAGGGAGCACTTTGATATCGCTCAACGGCTGACGTGAGCGCCGCTTGTGCTTCGGATTACTTTGCGCCGCCCCAGTTTGCCGTTAGGCGATCCAGGCCGCTTCCATTGGGCTGGTTGTTGTCTTGCTGCCACGTTCGCCCAAAAACAGTTAAGGCTTTGAGGCAAGTGGCTAGCTCGCTCCCATGACATTCAGGTAGCGTTCAGGTCAGCCGTCTTAACTCGGATGACTAGGCAAGTAGGTGAGCCCCGTGACCCGATGGCCCTCGCGATAGATTGGCTCGATGCTTACCGCGCTGCCCGCATCAACAGATTGTCGGGATGTACAGCCCTGACGCGGTGATCGAGTGCGCTTGTGGCGGCCGCAAGATCATCCACAGCAGTCAGGAAGGTACTGCGGCCTACTGGCGGCACCGTCTTGTTGAAAGCCCTGCTTATGGACTGGAAGATTTGCAGGTGGACGGTGCTGCCGTAGCCATCTCCTACCGGACGAGCAGCGGGATCATTCGGGCGCTGCGGGACATCGCTGATAATGGGCTAATCGTTCGCTGTGGCTGCGGGCCTGTGACCCGCGATTTTACGAACGTGTCGCGAGGAGGAAGCGAAGATGCAGGACACGTTAGCCCAGTTGGAGAAACTTCGCAGTGACGCGGCGGAATGTGAGCTAATCCGCGACTTGGCTACCGATCCCAAGAAGCGCGAGCTATTCGACCGGCTCGCGGCACACCTCACGGTATTAGCGTCTGAGGTTGAGAGGGCGATGCTGGAGAGCAGCAAGGGCCAATAGTGGCAACCGGGCGGATGCCAAGCAGTCAGGCATTCGGCCTGATCTTGAACACCGCTTTCCAATCTGAAAAGAAGTACGCCCCTGTCCATTCATGGACGGGCGTCCCGCAGCTTCCGCAATAGAACTCTCCCGGACAGTCATCCGCTGTTCGTTCCTGGCTCGCTCGATAGATCGTCCTGCAATGGGGACATGAGAAATGAACGGTGATGTGGGTGTCGCTGTTCATGACAAGCCACCTCTGTTCTCCAGAAGCACCGGGATTGGGCTGGCGTTGCGACAAGGCTGTCCGGCGCCCATCAAGGGCGAATCAATGTAATAAAGGAACGTAGCCTGATCCTACATCAGCCCAATGAGGCTCCAAATAGCAACAAATCGCCGCCTTTTCAGTTACGGGTGTTTGTTATCTGAATGAGAGCCGATGCCTCGCTATTGCTTCGACTTGCGCAAGAACGGCGAACTTGCCGCTGACGAAGAAGGCTTGGACCTGCCCAATCTACAGGTCGTCCAGATAGAGGCCGCTCGTTCTTTGGTCGACATGGCTAGACACGCAGTCTGGGATAAGGCCGAGACCATTCTCGGGCACCGCATGGCTATCGAGGTCCGGGACGACAAAGGTCCCGTTCTACAAGCCAAGTTCACATTTGAACTTGAGCGGCACGAACAGTAAGGCCGGCTGCTGGTGGCCCGACGCATGACGCTGTGGGACGACATACGTCGGGCTAGCCACAACGGGTTCACCCACCGGAATGGCTGAATCAGCCGCGCTGGCTGGAGAAGAGGCTATAGCTTTCATTCGAATGTAGAACTTCGTGGGACTACGGTAGGCGACAAACGAGCTGACGCGGTTGCTCCGGCGATCAATGGATAGCGGTCGCTCCAATCGTACCCGTTTCGGTAGTTTCGTAGTCCGCCTCGCGCCCGGCGCGGCGCAGCCGACCGAAATCATCTGCGACCAGGTGAGCCGTTTCGTCGTTGCCGCTCGGGACGATCGAGGCGTCCAATTGGACCTACGCATAATCAACTCCACGCAATTACGACTCAAACTGACTTCGACCAAATCCTTCCGACGGGAAGAACTGGATCCCGGAACATTATGCCGCGTTGCTTGGAGCATCAGGAGATGTCGCAGGATGGCGACGGCAAAGAAGAAATCAAGTCGCGGGCGCAAACAGGACCGGGCGCGCGTGGCCGGCGGTCAGGATTATGAGGGTCGGTACGAGAAGAAAGCCGGACGATCGGCGAGTGGGTCTGTGAGAACCACGCCGAGCGCCCTTTCTTAGGGGAGAGCGCTTGCGATTGCGGTCCCGCCGGTGCGCCGTGTCCAATCTGTAATAAGACCGATCCAGACGCTCCTGCGGACGTCCCTTCCATGCCGCCGGGCTTCATCGCCGAAGCAAGGTGAA includes:
- a CDS encoding IS66 family transposase, which translates into the protein MDADRDTVPDDVAALKEALAVERAKGLEIAAELAVARAKASEDEALIAQQQLQIAKLKHQIYGQRSERSARLIEQLALTFEELEADATEDELAAERAVAKTTVRGFTRKRAERQTFPEHLPRERVVIEGPTACECCGSNRLRKLGEDVTRTLEVVPRQWKVIETVREKFSCRDCEKISQPPAPFHAIARGWAGPSLLAMIMFEKFGQHQPLNRQAERYALEGVPIALSTMADAVGSVCASLDPLLRLVEAHVMAAERLHADDTTVPVLAKGKTDTGRCWIYVRDDRPFGGAGPPAAMFYYSRDRKGEHPQQHLARYAGILQADAYDGYNQLYLAGREPGPIREAACWSHGRRPFFAMADIEENARRKGAGKKEIPLSPIAIEVVRRIDALFEIERSINGRSPEGRLQVRQTLSRPLVEDLQVYMREQLAKLSRGHDLAKAFNYILKRWASFTLFLEDGRVCLSNNAAERGLRGIALGRKSWLFCGSDRGGRRAAAMYSLIITAKMNGIDPQAWLTDILARIAAHPAHRLDELLPWNWTPASTLSARAA
- the tnpB gene encoding IS66 family insertion sequence element accessory protein TnpB (TnpB, as the term is used for proteins encoded by IS66 family insertion elements, is considered an accessory protein, since TnpC, encoded by a neighboring gene, is a DDE family transposase.), coding for MIPIPSGVRVWIATGHTDMRRGMQSLALTVQESLKRDPHAGDLYIFRGRRGDLVKILWHDGLGMSLYAKRLDRGKFIWPSASAGAVSISAAQMAYMLEGIDWRNPQLSWRPQSAG